Within Coffea arabica cultivar ET-39 chromosome 4e, Coffea Arabica ET-39 HiFi, whole genome shotgun sequence, the genomic segment AGCATTGGCTCCCACttgaaacctacaaaatatAAACAACATTACTATTTAATTGCCCTCCTCTTATGAATAATTCATAATTTCAATTTAAAGGCTAGTCTCTAACATTTACCTTAAGGCAGAAACGTTGGAATACTTGCGTTCTTGAGATATCCTAAAGAAGGAGATTACTTCTTTTGTAGTAACGGTGTTTATGATTGCAGCCAACGTAAATGCTACTACTGAAATTCTAAGGGTGATTTGAGCGATGaggaaagaaattgaagataGTGAAGATTGActgttggacatttttgtttGGTGAAGCTATGAGTTGATAGTGCAAAATTCTGCCTTCTTGTCtttttttgtgatttgttaTGTTGAATTATATGAGCTACTAAGGATTTATACTATACAAAATTTATGTAAATTATTAGCCTACCTTTTATACTACTTTTTATTATCTTTGCTAATACATGCgctcttttattattttcatataTTATTGCGTATGCATGCATTTTTTACTTTCTTGATAGGGACCGGCATTAAAGATCCGTAGTTGCATGATATGGATTGGCTGTTcgagaagttttttttttaaattttttgggtACTATGGTGTttaagggtgcgtttgataaaattgaaatctaaaatctgaaatctgaatcaaTTAAGTTATTACATTGTTaattattaaatctaatacatttaagtgcatatcacattcagtgataagtgataACTTATCactcacttatcacttaattttgggagcaagttttgtctagaaaattcagtaccacttaattaattcagatgttcaatttttagctATTAAATggtctgaatatattaagatttgaatccattaaatttaagtattgaATTGGGTTATGAAACAGGGTCTAAGtctcttgaaaattttcaaacatttcCTTTTGTGTTTATCCACAATTTGGATAGATACATAGTTTTAGATATTAAGTGGAGGATTTCTGTGTTTGGAATTCTTTAAGAATTTTCACCCTTATGAATAATTGCAGCACTTTAGGCAGCAATTTGACAGCCCATAGgttctttattctttttctttttaacagtTAAGAACGAATTTAGTTCTCATGCAATGAATGGGGCATGTTACAACGCTGTAagcatcaaaaaaaaaaaaaaaggaaagaaatcgtTTGTTAAGACAAAAAGAAAGGTAAAGATATATGTTATTGCAGATATTTCCTTTCCTTAGCCAAATAGACATTAAGACAAGAATCTTCACCAACTAGGTGCAATTGACTTTCCTCAAGATTAAAACATTAACAATATCTATAGTGTTTAGAAGTTTATCTTAGGgataagaaaaaatagagaaaagtgaaaagcgGTCTGATCATTTGGATAGATCCAAGAAATGAATGGGGCTATTGTGGAATTACTAAAAGTTGATGAGCCCacaaagttaaaataaatttgCATAGTAAGTAATTAACAATTTGCATTAAATCAAGGTTAATTTAGTTTTACCCCCATCAACTCTATCTGAATTCCCATTTTGGTCAAGTCCCTACACTACAAAAACTATCTCACTTACATATAATTGCAAACACAATTATGAAAAACTAAATACTAGTCACATGAGCAGCATGGTTGCGTGGTGTTGGGCATAGATGAAAAATTAGATTAAATAATAACCAAAACATGACAAAATTAGGGACCAAAATAGGAATTATAATACAATTTAAAGACTAAAATGTCTTATTTTAAAGGACTAAACTGGAAATTGGGATAAGTTCAGGGACTACAATGTCCCAATATAGAATTAGGGACCAAAGTGGAGATTAGTGTAAaataaaagagtgccaaaaaaaataaatttaaccCTTAAATCAAGAACTATAAATTGTAAATAATGCTGTGCGATGTCGTATATAATTTTGGAGATAGTTGTTATAACTTCATAACTCCTTGAgctaactttttttttggttccccAGAAAGCACAATTAGATTCAGAGTAATATACAGTGATCTTTTACATGTTTCTGAGTCCAAGCAAGGAAGAATATACATCTTACACAGTTAATTTTCAGATACTGCATTGTTCATGtgggaaaaaaaatcacatataACCACCACAAATATTTTGCCAGGAGGAAATTCACAATCAATTTAAACGAGCAGACATAGCTATATTATCTGCAAATTAATTACATGAATCACCAAGGATAAAACATGAATAACTTGTACATTAGCCAAATGATAAGCTTAGACCATCCCAAAAGCCATTCCAAGCTTTAGATAAAGATTTTTAATTACAAGAAGGTAGAATTGAAATGTAAACTTCATATAGGTAACTCTTCAAAACACACACAAATAAAGCTAGAAACAAATTGGAATTTAAACAAAACTTCTGTCCTGATAAATATTAGATAAAACAGCAACATTTCTGCTTATATCCTCAAACTGCTGCATTTGGTGCTCAATCACAGAGAATACAATTTCGATGCGACATCatgatgaaaattttgatgCCCTAATCAGCCTTTTCCATTCTCAGTTGCCAATTCAACTTGTTCATGTTCCTCCAGTTGACTAAAGTTTCCCTTTTTCTTGAAAAGTTGGGAGTGATGGTGCCTACAGTAAAGCTTATGATCATGAGCTATATAGTTTGAAGGACTGATCATACAGCCACCATGGCTACACCTGAAACAAGCTCTATGATATGATGTTCCATCGACTGCGACCTACAAGATCAACAAGATTGCAGTTTAGCAGCAATTGAATTAGCAAGGCAACAACAGTTTAATTGAAATTCATGTACTATCATCAATTTGAAGATGTGTTTATCTACAATAAGTAAAGCATCATTAGAGAAACATGAATTGCAAGCAGGCTCTGCTGCCATGTTTTCTGTTGAACCCTTTTCTGCATTTCATTGAGAAGTAAAAACTTACACTTTCTTGCTGCTCTACATATTAGTTACCTTTTCAAGAGGGTATACAGTTTTCTTGCAGGCAACACATTTATCTTGAGTTCCACCAAACATGCTAGAGACTTTGCTGTTTGTTTGGCCCTATTCAGTTCATAAAAGAGTAAGCTAACAAAGATAGTTATCAGAGTCAGAACAAACTGTCATGATTTAACATATAATCCTACATTCAAGTGCCAAAGAGAGTCCTTTGTATGGACATTTGATTTACCTGATTAGCCACTCTGTCAGCTCTAGCAGTTTTTGGAGCACCTATGAAACAGATACAAAGTTGGATATGTAACATGAGATCCAAGAATTTAGGTACCAGATCAATTTGTTGGGCACCTCAACTATCAAGTCTGAAGcgataaaaaaaagaagaaacaggacagtcatcacCTTCAAAACTCTTATCCAAGCTGCCAGTCATCTTGAACAGTTGATCAAAATGAGGTTTACAGTACAAAACCCCCTCAAAGGATGAGTAATTACTCAACTGCAGAATACAAAACATCACAAGCACATTAGGATCTTAACATTAAACAGACAAGTCTCTACATTCAAATGTTGCATAATACACAAGCAGCGTCGCAGACCACCTAGGAAGCATTGCCTTAATGCCAGACTTCAAGCTTGCTTCACGTTTAGAAAACTCAACGAAAATTCAAGAGATTATAAAGGAAAATAATTTGGTCACATGGCAGATTAAAAGCAGTCAAATAATCCAAagcagtcatgcaaaatacaaagcAATCATTTCATAAAGAACAGTCTTTGAATTAGATTAAGTTGATCAATTCAGCTTGCTGATAATTGAGAATCATTCATGCAGAACCAATGGACTTGATACGTATAAGTCATCATCCTAGTTGGCCGTCGAAAGATGATTGCAGTGGTACTTGTCACAGATCAGATTCCCATATTCATGTCATTTTGTCATATCTTCACATAAGCTTGAGGTTGTCCCTTGGTggtcattttcttttccttgtacACTATCAGATGAAGGACCTAATTCAGCTGATTCAGAACAGGCAGGAGTGAATTAAAGACGTATGAATGACAATGACTTTTCAAATTAGTTGAGACAACTACAGATGTTTCCATCAAGTCAACTGATTGGAGGAGGTGAAACAGGTCGAATCACCTCAGAAATGCACATTTATAGTTGGCGTATGGATTCATCAAGCGACAAAAACGGAAGCTGGTGAACTTGCTGCAATCAAGTAGCTATTTCTAATCATTTAGTTCCTAGAAAAATGTTGGAGAAAGATGCAGCTGCAAAATTGTACTGCCAGCTAGGACCATCAACATTAACAAGTATGTATTGTTTCACATCACCAACAGCCACAATccgaaacaaaaacaaaagaagaaattgaagaatttcttgGCAGTTGCAATGGCATTAATCAGAGGCTGCTTCGGAAGACTACGACACCCTTCAGCCCATTCTGTAAAAGTTTGGCCTTGTTTAACATTTCCAATACTGAGCCTTCACTTATTAGTTCCACTAAATTTACCATGCATTCCTAAATTGCGACCACAACAAATGACTCTTATTATAATTTAAGGTTTGTGTTTGTAAGGTTGTGATCATTCACATGACAAAGATGATGTTAGTTAAACTAGTATTAGAATGTGGATCCAAATGAACTTTTTTAGACTTATCAAGGAAGTTCCAAAATCAATCTGATTAGCTCAGATTACGTGAAAGCATATATAATCAATCAAATCAACAAAACGAATAGGATTCATATTCCAAAACCAATCACCTACAAAAAACCCTTGTATCAGAAAACAGTATCATTGAGTCCAAAGAACAACTCAATTGTAAATACAGATGCACCACATCCAGGTATCCAAATAGAAGATCATGTCACTTCCATGAATGACCAAGACAGAGAACAACCAGAGCAAGCGAGCAAATATAGAAAATTCTCACAGATAAAACAAAGATCATCAAGAAATTATCATGCACCTTGAGGGTACCCCTGCAGTGGTGGCATCTGAAACAAGACTTGTGGTAGACTTTGCTGTCAGCTTGAAGTTGATCCACTACGTACACAGTCTTCTCACATGTCTTGCACTTCTGAGTAGTCCCTGCAAAAGTTGCCATGTCAATCTCTGAAGCCAGGTCCTCTTTAGTTTCACTGGATCTTCTTCTGCAAAAATCCACTATATAAAAAGTCCTTTTCCTCTTGATTTCAGTGGGTCTAGTCTTCTTCCACTTC encodes:
- the LOC113741945 gene encoding LIM domain-containing protein WLIM1-like produces the protein MATFAGTTQKCKTCEKTVYVVDQLQADSKVYHKSCFRCHHCRGTLKLSNYSSFEGVLYCKPHFDQLFKMTGSLDKSFEGAPKTARADRVANQGQTNSKVSSMFGGTQDKCVACKKTVYPLEKVAVDGTSYHRACFRCSHGGCMISPSNYIAHDHKLYCRHHHSQLFKKKGNFSQLEEHEQVELATENGKG